TCCATTTccaaaaatttttagtttctttgCAGCAGCTAGTAAATCTTCATTTGTTATTTCTTGATGTTCTTTTCTACGGCCTCTGGCTTGAACTAATCTTGTTCTAAGTTCATCTAATGAAATCAGTCCACCATTCTTGTAATTTGTTGCCATGCAAACTTCTACAATTTGTACAGCTAGTTCATAATAGAAATCTCCTATGCCAAGGACAGACCAGAACCCTTTTCCTGAAGCCAAAGGATCCACACCTATTGACGCACACATTTCGGTAAATTGTCGCCGGAATCGtgcattcttttttatttcgtttttgtGCTTTGTTGCAAATTCTTCTAAATTGACACGAAAGGTTTCCATTTGCTTTGTCATTTGCTCAAATTGATTCTCCTGAATTTCTGTTCCCTTATCTCTATACTTTTCTTGTTCCAGCTTTTGTTTTTGAATAGCACCAACGCCTGCCTTTCGTCTCAtcgtgtaatatattttatgttgttCGACAGATTACAAAAAGTATAATCGGAAACAGTATTTGCACAAAATTAAAGTAGTTTGCCTCAATTTTTAAGTGATAGAAACAACTGTCATATTACATCGAATATCAGTAATT
Above is a window of Megachile rotundata isolate GNS110a chromosome 12, iyMegRotu1, whole genome shotgun sequence DNA encoding:
- the lsn gene encoding vacuolar-sorting protein SNF8 translates to MRRKAGVGAIQKQKLEQEKYRDKGTEIQENQFEQMTKQMETFRVNLEEFATKHKNEIKKNARFRRQFTEMCASIGVDPLASGKGFWSVLGIGDFYYELAVQIVEVCMATNYKNGGLISLDELRTRLVQARGRRKEHQEITNEDLLAAAKKLKIFGNGFSIVPIGRGKHLVQSVPGELSMDHTAVLQQASLSGNAHISKSMLCKELKWEADRAQKALDHMVKEGLAWLDEQGEDETLYWFPSLFTACIVSKE